Proteins from a genomic interval of Oceanispirochaeta crateris:
- a CDS encoding LPP20 family lipoprotein, whose translation MKKSLIITSALIALVLLVGCASGSGEKVEERRDLPDWFLNPPSSDEVIYGLGMAKMSSDSLSRDTAIARARKDVALQVSTRVQSMMTDYVQEAGAEGNSQTISFVESITKQVADVELRNSVTDKVYAATDGNWFAMVSYPTSNFTEDVASVFSRNEDAAFADFKADEALRMLDANIANDPLKSSVTAQ comes from the coding sequence ATGAAAAAGAGCTTGATAATTACAAGTGCTTTGATAGCCCTGGTATTGCTGGTAGGTTGCGCTTCCGGCAGCGGAGAGAAAGTAGAAGAAAGAAGGGATCTGCCAGACTGGTTTCTGAATCCTCCTTCATCAGACGAAGTGATATATGGTTTGGGGATGGCTAAAATGTCCTCAGACAGCCTCTCTAGAGATACAGCCATTGCCCGCGCACGCAAGGATGTAGCCCTACAGGTAAGTACTAGGGTTCAATCCATGATGACAGACTACGTACAGGAAGCCGGTGCAGAAGGAAATTCTCAAACAATCAGTTTTGTAGAGTCCATCACCAAACAGGTTGCCGATGTAGAACTTAGAAATTCTGTAACAGACAAGGTATACGCAGCAACTGACGGAAACTGGTTTGCCATGGTTTCTTATCCAACATCAAATTTCACAGAAGATGTTGCTAGTGTATTCTCCAGGAATGAAGATGCGGCTTTTGCCGACTTTAAGGCAGATGAAGCACTTAGGATGCTGGATGCCAACATTGCAAATGATCCATTGAAATCATCAGTGACAGCACAATAA
- a CDS encoding PHP domain-containing protein, translated as MLIDLHNHSCLSPCGSLEMSPSRLVNEASAKGIGMLALTDHNAGDNLPAFDVCCRRKGIIPVYGLEVTGREEAHLLCLFGDLKTAVRFGYIIYENLMTIPNNPDRMGDQVIVDEDENILGELEKHLAGGAVDFSMEELIEMVHQREGLFIPAHIDRAAFSIKSQLGFLPENDYDAVEVMHKPCSFNAGRYFETTGSDAHYPANVGQRSFELDLKTPSFSGLVRALHSQK; from the coding sequence ATGCTCATTGACCTCCATAACCATTCCTGCCTCAGCCCCTGTGGCAGCCTCGAAATGTCTCCATCCAGGCTTGTAAATGAAGCGTCAGCCAAAGGAATAGGGATGCTGGCCCTGACAGATCACAATGCGGGAGACAACCTTCCGGCCTTTGATGTATGCTGCCGCCGCAAAGGAATCATCCCCGTCTACGGCCTGGAAGTAACGGGTCGGGAAGAAGCGCACCTCCTTTGTCTGTTCGGTGACTTGAAAACAGCCGTCCGCTTCGGCTACATCATCTATGAAAATCTAATGACCATTCCCAACAACCCGGATAGGATGGGAGACCAGGTCATCGTAGATGAAGATGAGAATATCCTGGGTGAACTTGAAAAACACCTGGCGGGGGGAGCCGTTGATTTCTCCATGGAAGAACTCATAGAAATGGTTCATCAAAGAGAGGGCCTTTTTATCCCGGCACACATTGACAGGGCGGCATTCAGCATAAAAAGTCAATTAGGATTCCTACCGGAAAATGATTACGATGCCGTGGAAGTCATGCACAAACCCTGTAGCTTCAACGCCGGCCGCTATTTTGAAACAACCGGCTCCGATGCCCACTACCCCGCCAATGTGGGACAAAGAAGCTTCGAATTAGACCTCAAAACCCCGTCCTTTTCCGGACTTGTGCGGGCATTGCATTCACAAAAATAA
- a CDS encoding iron-sulfur binding hydrogenase, which produces MKVKDLSEKLGYDCLVAEGNDEELLDGYTSDLLSDVMGNAPEDSVLITIQAHKNTVAVASLAGIHALLICNNRPAPDDMLKAASEEGISVFRTKENQFTSSWKVHKLL; this is translated from the coding sequence ATGAAGGTTAAAGATCTATCCGAGAAATTAGGCTACGACTGTCTTGTGGCAGAGGGAAACGACGAAGAGCTCCTGGACGGATACACCTCGGACCTGCTGAGTGATGTCATGGGAAATGCCCCGGAAGACTCGGTGCTGATCACCATTCAAGCTCATAAGAATACAGTCGCCGTTGCCTCCCTCGCCGGGATTCATGCCCTGTTAATCTGTAATAATCGCCCGGCTCCCGATGATATGCTCAAAGCCGCCAGCGAAGAAGGGATTTCGGTATTTAGGACAAAGGAGAATCAATTCACAAGCTCCTGGAAGGTACACAAACTTCTCTGA
- a CDS encoding CBS domain-containing protein — translation MQGIPLNTDNSPSVILEMIFRLKIKDVMTRNVRTSCKDCSMREIQKIMKEERITGVPITDGSRLCGIVSMEDVLSTMDRGLIEEPANKHMTRNVIVLEEDMPLSFAINYMDKYHYGRFPVLNMNKELVGIITSRDIVNHLLLEMNREMTRLEKMLPLNEPEARGSKEMSFICHRYDFENAGKASTEIKKALKKRNIDRKIIRRVAVASYELEINQVVHSLGGRMTFNILPDSVTIEASDRGPGIENLEEALTEGFSTANDWIRSLGFGAGMGLANVKRVSDEFNIASVPGEGTTVKSMIYTHSKEEGAKNEG, via the coding sequence ATGCAAGGCATTCCACTGAACACAGACAATTCACCCTCAGTTATCCTGGAAATGATTTTCAGACTCAAAATCAAAGATGTTATGACAAGAAATGTCAGAACCTCCTGCAAGGACTGCTCCATGAGGGAGATTCAGAAGATCATGAAAGAAGAGAGAATCACAGGGGTTCCCATCACAGATGGTTCCAGACTATGTGGAATTGTGAGCATGGAAGATGTCCTGTCCACCATGGACAGAGGGCTTATTGAGGAACCGGCAAACAAACACATGACCAGAAATGTAATTGTTCTGGAAGAAGACATGCCCCTCTCCTTCGCCATCAATTATATGGATAAATACCATTATGGGCGTTTTCCTGTATTAAACATGAACAAAGAACTTGTGGGAATTATAACAAGCCGGGACATCGTCAATCACCTGCTTCTGGAAATGAACAGAGAAATGACTCGCCTGGAAAAAATGCTCCCTCTGAACGAACCGGAAGCGAGGGGTTCAAAAGAAATGAGCTTTATCTGCCACCGTTATGACTTTGAAAATGCAGGCAAGGCTTCCACTGAGATAAAGAAAGCTTTGAAAAAAAGAAATATTGACAGGAAGATAATAAGGCGGGTAGCCGTAGCCTCTTATGAATTGGAGATCAACCAGGTGGTCCACTCTCTGGGGGGGCGCATGACCTTCAATATCCTCCCCGATTCAGTAACCATAGAGGCCTCCGATAGAGGTCCGGGTATCGAAAACCTGGAAGAGGCCCTCACCGAAGGCTTTTCCACCGCAAATGACTGGATACGGTCTCTTGGTTTTGGAGCAGGGATGGGCCTTGCCAATGTCAAAAGAGTATCCGATGAATTCAATATAGCATCGGTCCCGGGAGAAGGGACAACTGTGAAATCCATGATCTACACTCACAGCAAAGAAGAAGGAGCAAAAAATGAAGGTTAA
- a CDS encoding nucleoside deaminase produces MSILEGKVSDRDKEILMEATLEGRKAKEKGNHPFGAVLADKEGHILLRAGNTVTTEHNDCGHAETNLMIAASKTYSREFLKDCTLYTSVEPCAMCSGAMYWTNVGRLVFALSEHQLLELTGDDPENQTFDLPCREVLSRGQKDIEVIGPVESDELVKEIVSDHKGFWNPN; encoded by the coding sequence TTGTCAATTCTTGAAGGTAAAGTTTCAGACCGCGATAAAGAGATTTTAATGGAAGCCACCCTGGAGGGAAGGAAAGCGAAAGAGAAGGGAAATCACCCCTTTGGAGCTGTGTTAGCAGACAAGGAGGGACATATTCTTCTCCGTGCCGGTAATACGGTCACAACCGAACACAATGACTGCGGGCATGCGGAAACAAATCTGATGATTGCGGCATCCAAAACCTACTCTCGGGAGTTTTTGAAGGACTGTACCCTCTATACTTCCGTCGAACCCTGTGCCATGTGTTCCGGCGCCATGTATTGGACCAATGTGGGACGTCTGGTTTTTGCCCTTTCTGAACATCAGCTTCTGGAATTGACAGGAGATGATCCCGAGAATCAGACTTTTGATCTCCCTTGTAGAGAGGTCTTGTCCAGGGGACAAAAAGATATTGAAGTCATTGGTCCTGTAGAGAGTGATGAGCTTGTGAAAGAGATTGTCTCTGACCATAAAGGATTCTGGAATCCGAACTAA
- a CDS encoding BMP family protein translates to MKKLLIFFIVLMMSSVSLFASGEQDTSEVTQVKVALLLPSSADDKGWSQGMYDAAMRVADSSEGKMVIEYSENMKPVDAGSAARQYIAQGFSYIVFHGTQFNNTVVELAEDFPEVTLIFGTSSELLGDNIISYQPATEQPGYLSGIIAGMATQTGKIGIVGPVDGGDAAQYNRGFWLGIKSVNPDAEIGVAHTGSYGDYVKAGELAQTFINDGFDILAGSAQQGLGALQAVAQYPDKEVYWMGTSELHYQGPEGYKLMAACTYYYDPIFDSVLEAFNRGETSIEGQVLWLTIPNGGFTFSMAEENALLNDDIRGAVKDAEDKLMSGDLKIDWQSVKY, encoded by the coding sequence ATGAAAAAACTTCTCATTTTCTTTATTGTCCTGATGATGAGTTCTGTCTCCCTGTTTGCCTCCGGAGAACAGGATACAAGCGAAGTCACCCAGGTCAAAGTGGCCCTTCTACTTCCCAGTTCTGCAGATGATAAAGGCTGGAGTCAGGGAATGTATGATGCAGCGATGAGAGTTGCTGATTCAAGTGAAGGCAAGATGGTCATTGAGTACAGTGAAAACATGAAACCTGTTGATGCGGGTTCTGCAGCAAGACAGTATATTGCTCAGGGTTTTTCATACATTGTTTTCCATGGGACTCAGTTCAATAACACTGTTGTTGAACTGGCAGAAGACTTTCCTGAAGTCACTCTTATTTTTGGAACATCTTCCGAGCTTCTGGGAGACAATATCATCTCCTATCAGCCTGCTACTGAACAGCCCGGATACCTCTCCGGTATCATTGCCGGTATGGCTACCCAGACTGGAAAAATCGGAATTGTTGGACCCGTAGACGGTGGAGACGCCGCTCAGTATAACAGAGGTTTCTGGCTTGGAATCAAATCTGTGAATCCAGATGCCGAAATCGGTGTTGCTCACACTGGAAGCTATGGCGACTATGTGAAAGCCGGTGAGCTTGCTCAGACTTTCATCAATGACGGATTCGATATCCTTGCAGGTTCTGCCCAGCAGGGACTCGGTGCTCTGCAGGCCGTTGCCCAGTATCCAGACAAAGAAGTTTACTGGATGGGAACCTCTGAACTCCATTATCAGGGACCTGAAGGATACAAACTGATGGCTGCCTGTACTTACTATTATGATCCCATCTTCGACTCAGTTCTGGAAGCCTTTAATAGGGGTGAAACCAGCATTGAGGGACAGGTTCTCTGGCTGACAATCCCCAACGGTGGATTCACATTTAGCATGGCTGAAGAAAATGCCCTCCTGAATGACGATATCCGGGGCGCTGTCAAAGATGCTGAAGATAAACTCATGTCTGGTGATCTGAAGATCGACTGGCAGAGTGTTAAATACTGA
- a CDS encoding ABC transporter ATP-binding protein yields MKKIRSLRIEGITKRFPGVLACDNICMSVGENEVLAVVGENGAGKTTLMNILMGLYQADEGQILINDEPVHFKSPRDAYDAGIGMVHQRYMLVPNLTVLENIALGLEAAHHRGILKPEVVRNKINEISNLYGLSCDPDAYVWQLSVGEQQRVELIKTLCYGARFLILDEPSSALTPQETEELLALLAEMAKNLSIIFISHKLHEVKKLSHKVSILRHGRVSFSGDTDQYSPADLASFMTGSAVELPVNSCSDSNGDVVLDLQNLTVSSDRGFNALDDFSLCLSAGEIVGLAGVSGNGQKELAEVINGLRKIKSGEILFLGESIANLSPGEIINRGMGYIPEDRNTEGIVPSFSIKENLILKDNSSPKFNRYSFLNQNAITSSAIQLKEQFDIRCPNVEIAAGSLSGGNIQKVILAREINRKPRFLVAVYPTRGLDMGAAEFIHQQLLDLREQGVGILLISEELEEIINLSDRVAVIHKGKIMKVLKGSEAEQKKLGLLMAGVDCD; encoded by the coding sequence ATGAAAAAAATCCGGTCCTTGCGAATAGAAGGAATTACCAAGCGCTTTCCCGGCGTACTCGCCTGCGATAACATCTGTATGTCCGTAGGGGAAAATGAGGTTCTGGCGGTTGTTGGTGAAAATGGCGCCGGCAAAACGACCCTCATGAATATCCTCATGGGATTATATCAGGCAGATGAAGGACAGATACTGATCAATGATGAGCCTGTGCACTTTAAATCGCCCAGGGATGCTTATGATGCGGGTATCGGTATGGTCCATCAGCGCTATATGCTGGTTCCCAATCTGACGGTGCTTGAAAATATAGCCCTTGGTTTGGAGGCTGCACATCACCGAGGGATTCTAAAACCTGAAGTCGTGCGGAATAAGATCAATGAAATCAGTAATCTCTACGGACTGAGCTGTGATCCTGATGCCTATGTGTGGCAGCTTTCTGTTGGTGAACAGCAGAGGGTCGAGTTGATTAAAACTCTCTGTTATGGTGCAAGATTTTTGATACTGGATGAACCCAGTTCGGCTTTGACGCCTCAAGAAACGGAAGAACTGCTGGCACTGCTGGCGGAAATGGCGAAAAATCTTTCCATCATCTTTATCAGTCACAAGCTTCATGAAGTCAAAAAACTTTCTCATAAAGTTAGCATCCTCAGGCATGGCCGGGTTTCCTTTTCCGGTGATACTGATCAGTACAGTCCAGCAGATCTGGCGTCTTTTATGACAGGTTCCGCTGTGGAGTTGCCTGTTAACTCCTGTTCCGATTCCAATGGAGATGTTGTCCTTGATCTTCAGAATCTAACAGTTTCCAGTGACAGGGGATTCAATGCTCTGGACGATTTTTCTCTCTGTCTTTCTGCAGGGGAGATTGTCGGTCTTGCAGGCGTTTCCGGCAATGGCCAGAAAGAACTGGCCGAAGTTATCAATGGGCTCAGAAAAATTAAATCCGGGGAAATCCTTTTTCTAGGTGAAAGTATTGCCAATCTGAGTCCGGGTGAAATCATCAATAGAGGAATGGGTTATATTCCTGAAGACAGAAATACAGAAGGGATTGTTCCCTCCTTCTCCATTAAAGAAAACCTCATTTTGAAAGATAATTCCTCTCCCAAATTCAACAGATACTCATTTCTAAATCAGAATGCCATAACCAGTTCTGCAATCCAGCTGAAGGAACAGTTTGATATTCGCTGTCCGAATGTGGAAATAGCCGCGGGGTCCCTTTCGGGAGGGAACATTCAAAAGGTCATTCTGGCCCGTGAGATCAACCGAAAACCCCGCTTTCTTGTGGCTGTTTATCCCACCAGAGGGCTTGATATGGGCGCTGCAGAATTTATTCATCAACAGCTTCTTGATCTGCGGGAACAAGGTGTTGGGATTCTTCTGATTTCTGAAGAGCTGGAAGAGATCATCAACCTGTCCGACCGGGTTGCTGTAATACATAAAGGTAAAATTATGAAAGTCCTAAAAGGATCGGAGGCTGAGCAGAAGAAGCTGGGTCTCCTTATGGCAGGAGTCGACTGTGACTAA
- a CDS encoding ABC transporter permease, with amino-acid sequence MTKKQFNLCYKGIVLLMAILAAAFLASLVLWTIGADVWKSFSVIFIEPLKSFYIITEVLIRVIPLILVALGITVAFRSGILNIGAEGQIIMGILGSTIVAVCFPELPRIVMIPLALAAGALFGGFYGAIPGLLKARLDVSELLSTVMLNYIAAQVYVLCLRGPLIDPNELITGSGTPQSMRFPKTAWLTRMVPGTRLHTGLILALVLAAVLYLLLWKTSFGYKLRAAGAQSKAARYGGINVPRSLVIAMCISGALAGLAGSSEVMGLHRRAIEDISSGYGFTGIVVALFGGLHPGGIIPASFFFALILVGGDMTQRMVGVPANMVQVLQGIIILTIISVKMVINNPYILERAARRFSFLLTETAPPENPKESPVQEVEA; translated from the coding sequence GTGACTAAAAAACAATTCAACCTCTGTTACAAGGGGATTGTCCTTCTTATGGCCATCCTGGCTGCGGCATTTTTAGCCTCTCTAGTGCTCTGGACCATTGGTGCGGATGTCTGGAAGTCCTTTTCAGTCATATTTATTGAACCTCTTAAGAGTTTTTACATCATCACAGAAGTTCTGATCCGGGTTATTCCCCTGATTCTGGTCGCTTTGGGCATCACAGTTGCTTTTAGAAGCGGAATTTTAAATATCGGAGCCGAAGGGCAGATCATCATGGGTATTTTAGGATCAACGATTGTTGCGGTTTGTTTTCCGGAACTGCCCCGGATTGTGATGATCCCTCTCGCTCTGGCTGCAGGTGCCCTTTTCGGCGGTTTCTACGGAGCCATACCCGGACTGCTAAAAGCCCGGCTTGATGTGAGTGAACTTCTTTCAACTGTTATGCTCAACTATATTGCCGCTCAGGTCTATGTTCTGTGTCTGAGAGGCCCTCTTATCGATCCCAATGAACTTATCACAGGCTCAGGGACTCCTCAGAGTATGCGTTTTCCAAAAACCGCATGGTTGACCAGGATGGTTCCCGGGACGAGGCTGCATACCGGATTGATATTAGCATTGGTTCTGGCGGCCGTTCTATATTTACTTCTCTGGAAAACCTCTTTCGGTTATAAACTGAGAGCGGCGGGAGCACAATCTAAAGCAGCACGCTATGGAGGGATAAATGTCCCCAGGTCACTTGTCATTGCCATGTGCATTTCAGGAGCCCTTGCCGGACTGGCAGGCAGCTCAGAAGTGATGGGACTCCATAGGCGGGCTATCGAAGACATCTCATCTGGTTATGGGTTTACAGGGATTGTTGTCGCCTTGTTTGGCGGGCTTCATCCGGGTGGTATCATCCCGGCTTCCTTCTTTTTTGCTCTTATCCTTGTGGGAGGTGATATGACCCAGAGAATGGTTGGTGTTCCGGCCAATATGGTTCAGGTCCTTCAAGGCATTATTATCCTCACTATTATTTCGGTCAAAATGGTTATCAATAATCCCTACATCCTGGAACGCGCTGCTAGGCGGTTCTCTTTTCTGCTTACAGAAACGGCTCCTCCGGAGAATCCTAAGGAAAGTCCCGTTCAGGAGGTTGAAGCATGA
- a CDS encoding ABC transporter permease: MIEFIYSILILGIPFSISLLLASLGEMYNQRAGIFNLGCEGIMSMGAFIGFLVPFLMGGGGAYPWYGNVLGIVASLVIGALLGLFFAVVVVTFKAPQGIAGIGLQMFGVGVAGTLFRHFVGGIASISGIHALPIPLLSKIPLLGNLFFNHNPLVYIALLLVPLSSFVLNRTSWGLKVRACGTTPRAADSVGINVNKIRYQSLVLGGALAGMAGAYLSLCQVKMFADTLISGRGFIAVALVYFGKWTPWGILWGSLLFSLTQVLQLKIQTMGINVPYEFAVMLPYVLVILVLAFSRKSKHLSPMALGIAFDRENRL; this comes from the coding sequence ATGATCGAATTTATTTACAGCATTCTTATATTAGGTATTCCATTCTCAATTTCTCTCCTACTGGCTTCCCTGGGTGAAATGTACAATCAGAGGGCCGGAATCTTTAATCTGGGTTGTGAGGGAATCATGTCTATGGGAGCCTTTATCGGCTTTCTCGTGCCTTTTTTAATGGGTGGAGGCGGAGCCTATCCCTGGTACGGCAATGTTCTTGGTATTGTGGCATCCCTGGTTATAGGAGCACTCCTTGGACTGTTCTTTGCCGTGGTTGTTGTGACCTTCAAGGCCCCTCAGGGAATTGCCGGTATTGGGCTTCAGATGTTTGGAGTGGGCGTTGCGGGAACTCTGTTCCGTCATTTTGTGGGTGGAATTGCCAGTATCTCTGGAATCCATGCCTTGCCTATTCCCCTGCTTTCCAAGATTCCCCTCCTGGGGAATCTCTTTTTCAATCATAATCCCCTTGTCTACATTGCCCTTCTGCTGGTACCCCTCTCCAGCTTTGTGTTGAACAGAACCTCTTGGGGATTGAAAGTCCGGGCTTGTGGAACGACACCCCGTGCGGCAGACAGTGTGGGGATCAATGTAAATAAAATCAGGTATCAATCCCTTGTTTTAGGAGGGGCCCTGGCTGGGATGGCGGGAGCTTACCTCTCTTTATGTCAGGTTAAAATGTTCGCAGATACCCTGATCTCGGGACGGGGATTTATTGCAGTTGCCCTTGTTTATTTTGGAAAATGGACGCCCTGGGGAATACTCTGGGGATCTCTGTTATTCAGTTTGACCCAGGTCCTTCAGCTTAAAATCCAGACCATGGGAATCAATGTCCCCTATGAATTTGCCGTCATGCTTCCCTATGTCCTCGTGATTTTGGTCCTGGCTTTTTCCCGAAAAAGCAAACACCTGAGCCCCATGGCTTTGGGAATCGCTTTTGACCGGGAAAACCGTTTGTAA
- a CDS encoding redox-sensing transcriptional repressor Rex, with amino-acid sequence MKSNNDYTTRLIKYKRILIQLKSLGLEKVFSSNLGDAIGITPSLVRKDLSRMNLSLGNRKGGYNINDMIESLNSILGTSELQDVVVIGCGNLGKALIKHEAFYKEGINITAGFDINPRDAEVNGIPIYPMEVLINYVTQHKIRVAVLCVPAGAASHTRDLLSECGIQGILNFTPVELKNSEYLRIQNVNICLEIENLFFQISEKSQTIGIS; translated from the coding sequence ATGAAGAGCAATAATGACTACACAACACGCCTTATTAAATACAAAAGAATACTTATCCAGCTCAAATCTCTTGGTCTGGAAAAAGTTTTTTCAAGTAATCTGGGAGATGCCATAGGCATAACCCCCTCCCTTGTGAGGAAAGATCTATCAAGAATGAATCTCAGCCTTGGAAATCGAAAGGGCGGTTATAACATCAACGATATGATCGAATCTCTCAACAGCATTCTAGGTACCAGCGAACTGCAGGATGTTGTGGTTATCGGCTGTGGAAACCTTGGCAAGGCCCTGATAAAACATGAGGCCTTCTATAAGGAAGGGATTAACATCACCGCCGGTTTTGATATCAATCCCCGGGATGCCGAGGTCAATGGAATTCCCATCTACCCTATGGAAGTTTTGATAAACTATGTCACTCAACATAAAATCAGAGTGGCCGTACTCTGCGTTCCAGCCGGAGCCGCCTCCCACACCAGGGACCTCTTAAGTGAATGCGGAATTCAGGGAATATTGAATTTTACACCTGTTGAACTTAAAAACTCAGAATATTTGAGGATTCAGAATGTAAACATCTGTCTTGAAATTGAAAATTTGTTTTTTCAAATAAGTGAGAAGAGTCAGACCATAGGAATAAGCTGA
- a CDS encoding complex I 24 kDa subunit family protein — MPVEAEELKMTESLISFINEWKEKPGNLIMVLHRVQEEYGYIPRNIAFELGKMLDVPLAKIYGVVTFYHYFKLEKPGKHTVSVCMGTACYLKGGQDLVSELEQLLGVGCGGTTEDKQFSLQAVRCIGCCGLAPVLTIGQEVFGKLTTEMLPEVISKFK, encoded by the coding sequence ATGCCTGTTGAAGCAGAAGAGCTGAAAATGACCGAGAGTCTTATCAGTTTTATCAATGAATGGAAAGAAAAACCCGGAAACCTGATTATGGTTCTCCACAGGGTTCAGGAAGAGTACGGCTACATACCCCGAAACATAGCGTTTGAACTGGGGAAAATGTTGGATGTACCTTTAGCAAAGATTTATGGTGTTGTCACATTTTACCACTATTTCAAACTGGAAAAACCCGGCAAGCATACAGTTTCCGTCTGCATGGGGACAGCGTGCTATTTGAAGGGTGGACAGGATCTGGTGAGTGAACTTGAACAGCTTCTTGGTGTCGGATGCGGCGGTACAACCGAAGATAAGCAGTTTTCATTACAAGCCGTTCGTTGTATCGGATGTTGTGGTCTTGCACCAGTTCTGACAATTGGTCAGGAAGTTTTCGGTAAGCTGACAACAGAGATGCTTCCAGAGGTTATTTCAAAATTCAAGTAA
- a CDS encoding ATP-binding protein, translating into MHYSLSDMILDLIQNSIEADAQRIHLDLIRKADELIVRLTDDGCGMTKGQLERSKDPFHSDGIKHKHRKVGLGIPFLIQTIEQADGSFEIQSEKDKGTTLNIRFNLGNMDTPPEGDWPGLFLQSFCFEGNYELIINRTIIREQGEEAGYTLQRSELQDILGNFNESGAMILLRDYLRSQEEELLDA; encoded by the coding sequence ATGCACTATTCACTGAGTGATATGATTCTGGATCTTATTCAGAATTCCATAGAGGCTGATGCCCAAAGGATTCACCTTGATCTTATCCGGAAAGCAGATGAACTGATTGTTCGACTGACAGACGATGGCTGCGGGATGACAAAAGGTCAGCTGGAAAGATCAAAGGACCCGTTTCATAGCGACGGGATCAAGCATAAGCACCGCAAGGTCGGGCTTGGAATCCCCTTTCTGATACAGACTATAGAACAGGCTGACGGCAGCTTTGAGATACAATCTGAAAAGGATAAGGGTACCACTTTGAATATACGGTTCAATCTTGGGAATATGGACACTCCTCCAGAGGGGGACTGGCCTGGACTGTTTTTACAGTCATTTTGCTTCGAAGGGAATTATGAACTGATCATTAATAGAACCATTATCAGAGAACAGGGCGAAGAGGCCGGGTATACACTGCAGAGGAGTGAACTGCAAGATATCCTGGGCAACTTCAATGAATCAGGTGCCATGATTTTATTACGGGATTATCTGAGATCACAAGAAGAAGAACTGCTGGATGCATAA
- a CDS encoding (2Fe-2S) ferredoxin domain-containing protein gives MAKMTLEELRKLRSSQKSEMERRDVDGKETHIIVGMGTCGIAAGAKMALDSFLDAIKANDLKDVVVKQTGCMGLCYSEPTVEVKVPGMPDVIYGNVDAAVAKEIVEKHIIHKKMVENHIQDKPAGDIIK, from the coding sequence ATGGCAAAAATGACCCTTGAAGAACTACGGAAACTCCGGAGCTCTCAGAAATCAGAAATGGAACGAAGAGACGTAGACGGAAAAGAAACACATATTATTGTTGGAATGGGAACCTGTGGAATCGCAGCAGGAGCCAAGATGGCACTGGATAGTTTTTTGGACGCAATAAAGGCCAATGACCTGAAAGATGTTGTTGTCAAACAGACCGGTTGCATGGGCCTTTGCTACAGTGAACCAACGGTAGAAGTCAAGGTTCCCGGAATGCCCGATGTCATCTATGGCAATGTGGATGCCGCTGTGGCCAAAGAGATTGTCGAAAAGCATATTATTCATAAGAAAATGGTCGAAAACCATATTCAGGATAAGCCTGCCGGCGACATCATCAAATAG